In Aquiflexum balticum DSM 16537, a single genomic region encodes these proteins:
- a CDS encoding HYR domain-containing protein produces the protein MKLVYPRQLFIFIVILFAWSRQGFGQQTTVNFDGYTENQGLSNPHVEGELRFEAIKGASATCTVCIGIDINEGKNLGPGLDDSNQEIGGIIGWKISRADDASFQFLSIWLQDRDISNALGTSDAGTIKAFKGGAQVGSTKAINFDSGTSGLKTFATDPDFFDVDHILIEGSDLFLILDDVTYNVPFMDGSDSAPTVLAVNLIGAPISTATSVTYNVEFSKIAENVSVDDFELTNTGTATGTIASVSGSNATYSVLITGLSGEGNIRLDIKAGTDISNENNVTGTAAFTSGQIHHVSPCLIEDFEDETDASKSFSIGANNFSITGNLEVHTETPTIGINGSRYVLLNTGLGPYVINSLSSDINLKKFAVFLSSDADGNNPTNDGSITVIGKKDGSQVYSITKSSGFPEDFSANSGYYIFDLRTEGGADNSTILIDQLEISLGSAFQYINIDNFEFCLDLDAIAPVISDCPTDISVSNAEGVCSAAVTWTAPTASDDSGSVSFTSNFEPGAVFPVGTTEVIYTATDPAGNQATCSFNVTVNDITPPVLVVQDVTYSLPSGGFFLLSRELIFQDIIVKSQDNCGIFEGENDIEITKVFFDCEEIGDNEMSIKIKDINGNVTSSSFILTITDPIAICNQPPVAVAKPLTVSADANCEGSATAVDFDGGSTDADGDQLSFSVSPVGPYPLGVTNVKLSVSDGFVTSQASTTITVKDTTPPVVTCQNIEVALGADGTFSINSANFIFDNILTSYTDNCTTAPSTVGITKSNFDCNDLGADVPVTIFIRDGNGNETACSFTVKVTDPLDVCNQPPVAVAKPLTISADANCEGIATAADFDGGSFDPDGDVISFGVFPAAPYSLGTTSVTLMVTDSKGATSTATTTITVEDKTDPVVTVPANILVENDPGQCGAIVTLTASASDNCSGITLVMNVDDGKDIFTRITTPLTGDAFFPVGTTTVTVDATDAAGNKAIQKSFTVTVIDSEAPVITVITPTPTAVLGLTNTVTLLATDIFAATDKCSGDLVFSPTVFTFDCDDLGENIVSVSVTDAAGNTANANATVTISDNVALSIDASESGTPVPLGSDAVLKATVSPAVEGVEVTFSLDNGTYEKTALTDGSGIAAITVLAAELGAVPVVYKVSATIVECTGLVESVAYLPIFDPNGNFVTGGGWIMSPVGAYKADESLTGKANFGFVSKYKKGSNRVDGNTEFQFKAGDLNFKSTLHESGTLVISGKKATYRGEGTINDVPGYNFTLVALDGNFNGESNPDQFRIKIWGASGIVYDNGLGADDNSDVSTVLGGGSITIHEAKGKGKDVRREITDPTDEELENSFEDMELSDEPSVGEFRLYPNPAQKETSVMVDLDQGATVAIRIYDAVGRLVLENEAYREESFVQTFNLDGLAAGFYTVQVKAGDILMIKRLIKE, from the coding sequence CTACATGCACGGTCTGCATTGGAATAGATATAAATGAAGGAAAAAACCTTGGTCCTGGATTAGATGACAGTAACCAAGAAATAGGAGGCATCATTGGCTGGAAAATATCCCGCGCCGACGATGCCTCTTTTCAGTTTTTAAGTATTTGGCTTCAGGATCGGGACATTTCAAATGCTTTGGGGACATCGGATGCCGGAACAATCAAAGCATTTAAGGGCGGTGCACAGGTAGGAAGTACAAAAGCCATCAATTTTGATAGTGGAACCTCAGGCCTTAAAACTTTTGCCACTGACCCTGATTTTTTTGATGTGGACCATATTTTAATAGAGGGGTCGGATCTTTTTTTGATTTTAGATGATGTTACTTACAATGTTCCATTCATGGATGGGAGTGATTCAGCGCCAACAGTTTTGGCGGTTAACCTGATTGGTGCTCCGATTAGTACAGCCACTTCAGTTACTTATAATGTAGAATTTTCAAAAATTGCGGAAAATGTCAGTGTAGATGATTTTGAATTGACCAATACTGGAACTGCTACCGGAACAATAGCTTCTGTTTCAGGGTCAAATGCAACGTATTCGGTTCTTATCACAGGATTATCCGGTGAAGGTAACATTAGGTTGGATATTAAAGCAGGTACGGACATATCGAATGAAAATAATGTAACCGGTACAGCTGCCTTCACCTCAGGCCAAATACATCATGTTAGTCCATGCCTGATCGAGGATTTTGAAGATGAAACTGATGCCAGTAAATCATTTTCTATTGGTGCGAATAATTTTTCGATTACAGGAAATTTAGAGGTCCATACAGAAACACCTACAATTGGGATCAATGGGTCCCGATATGTATTGCTGAATACAGGACTTGGGCCTTATGTAATCAATTCTCTGTCGAGTGATATCAACCTAAAGAAATTTGCGGTTTTTCTTTCCTCAGACGCTGATGGTAATAATCCTACAAATGATGGAAGTATTACAGTAATTGGAAAGAAAGATGGTTCCCAAGTTTATTCCATTACAAAATCATCCGGATTCCCGGAAGACTTTAGTGCAAATAGCGGGTATTACATTTTTGATTTAAGGACAGAAGGTGGGGCAGATAATTCCACAATCCTCATCGATCAATTGGAGATTTCTTTGGGATCAGCCTTCCAATATATAAACATAGATAATTTCGAATTCTGTCTGGATTTGGATGCCATAGCCCCTGTCATCAGCGACTGTCCAACAGACATCAGCGTGTCCAACGCAGAGGGTGTTTGCAGCGCCGCAGTCACTTGGACTGCTCCGACAGCCTCGGACGACAGTGGTTCAGTGAGCTTCACCAGTAATTTTGAACCCGGTGCGGTATTCCCTGTGGGCACAACAGAAGTGATCTACACCGCTACCGATCCAGCGGGCAATCAGGCTACCTGTAGCTTCAACGTTACTGTCAATGATATTACCCCTCCAGTTTTAGTGGTTCAAGATGTCACTTATTCACTGCCAAGTGGAGGATTCTTTTTACTTTCAAGGGAATTGATTTTTCAGGATATTATTGTCAAGAGTCAAGACAACTGTGGAATATTCGAAGGTGAAAATGACATTGAAATAACAAAGGTATTTTTTGACTGTGAAGAAATTGGAGACAATGAAATGTCTATTAAAATTAAAGACATTAATGGTAATGTAACTAGCAGTTCATTCATTCTTACAATAACCGATCCAATAGCCATTTGCAACCAGCCACCAGTCGCAGTAGCAAAACCTCTCACGGTCTCTGCCGATGCAAATTGTGAGGGTTCGGCTACCGCCGTTGATTTTGATGGAGGTTCGACTGATGCCGATGGCGATCAGCTTTCCTTCTCAGTAAGTCCTGTTGGACCTTATCCATTGGGTGTGACCAACGTAAAGCTGAGTGTGAGTGATGGATTTGTAACAAGTCAGGCTTCAACAACGATTACCGTCAAAGATACAACCCCCCCGGTCGTCACCTGCCAAAATATCGAAGTGGCCCTTGGTGCCGATGGGACCTTCTCGATCAATAGCGCGAATTTTATCTTCGACAATATCCTGACCTCCTACACAGATAATTGTACCACGGCTCCCAGTACCGTTGGCATCACCAAAAGTAACTTCGATTGCAATGACCTCGGGGCCGATGTCCCCGTCACCATCTTTATCCGGGACGGAAACGGTAATGAGACAGCCTGTAGCTTTACTGTCAAGGTTACCGACCCATTGGATGTTTGCAACCAGCCTCCGGTCGCAGTTGCTAAACCTCTTACAATCTCTGCAGATGCAAATTGTGAGGGTATTGCTACCGCTGCTGATTTTGATGGCGGTTCCTTTGACCCCGACGGCGATGTGATTTCCTTTGGCGTGTTTCCTGCTGCGCCTTACTCTTTGGGTACAACTTCTGTAACGCTTATGGTTACCGATAGCAAAGGTGCAACCAGTACAGCAACTACTACCATTACTGTGGAAGATAAAACCGATCCGGTAGTAACTGTTCCGGCTAATATTCTGGTGGAAAATGATCCCGGTCAATGTGGTGCTATCGTTACCCTCACTGCCAGCGCCAGTGATAATTGTTCTGGTATTACCTTAGTTATGAATGTTGATGATGGCAAAGATATCTTCACACGTATCACGACTCCTTTAACGGGAGATGCCTTCTTCCCGGTGGGAACAACTACCGTAACTGTAGATGCCACAGATGCGGCTGGAAATAAAGCCATCCAAAAGAGCTTTACCGTAACAGTAATAGATAGTGAAGCCCCGGTGATCACGGTGATTACACCGACACCAACGGCAGTACTTGGCTTGACAAACACGGTTACGCTACTTGCTACTGATATTTTTGCCGCGACCGATAAATGCAGTGGAGATTTGGTGTTTAGCCCAACAGTTTTCACGTTTGATTGCGACGACCTGGGAGAAAATATTGTTTCTGTATCTGTAACAGATGCCGCCGGCAATACAGCCAATGCCAATGCCACGGTGACTATCAGCGATAATGTAGCGCTGAGCATTGATGCTTCTGAGTCAGGCACTCCTGTTCCATTAGGAAGTGATGCCGTTCTAAAAGCAACTGTATCACCGGCTGTGGAGGGAGTAGAGGTAACATTCTCCTTAGATAATGGAACCTATGAAAAAACTGCTTTAACTGATGGTTCCGGTATTGCAGCAATAACTGTTTTGGCTGCTGAGTTAGGTGCCGTTCCAGTTGTCTATAAAGTATCAGCTACTATAGTTGAATGTACTGGACTTGTCGAATCAGTGGCTTATCTACCTATTTTTGATCCAAACGGAAACTTCGTAACTGGTGGAGGTTGGATTATGTCTCCTGTCGGTGCGTACAAGGCAGACGAAAGCCTAACAGGTAAAGCGAACTTTGGATTTGTATCTAAGTACAAGAAGGGTTCAAACCGTGTGGATGGAAATACTGAATTCCAATTCAAAGCCGGAGATTTAAACTTCAAGTCCACGTTGCATGAATCAGGCACCTTGGTGATTTCCGGCAAGAAAGCCACCTACAGGGGTGAAGGAACGATCAATGATGTTCCGGGATATAATTTCACCTTGGTTGCTTTGGACGGAAACTTTAATGGCGAATCAAATCCGGATCAGTTCAGGATCAAAATCTGGGGTGCATCAGGTATTGTCTATGACAATGGATTGGGCGCGGATGACAACTCGGATGTTTCGACTGTTCTGGGCGGTGGATCCATTACAATTCACGAGGCCAAAGGCAAAGGTAAAGATGTCAGGAGGGAGATCACTGATCCGACAGATGAGGAGTTGGAAAATTCATTTGAAGATATGGAGCTTTCAGATGAACCAAGTGTAGGCGAATTCCGACTTTATCCAAACCCTGCCCAAAAAGAAACATCGGTAATGGTGGATCTGGATCAGGGAGCGACAGTGGCCATCCGCATCTATGATGCAGTAGGTAGATTGGTTCTGGAAAATGAAGCATATAGAGAAGAAAGCTTTGTGCAGACCTTTAACCTGGATGGCCTGGCTGCAGGATTCTATACCGTACAGGTGAAAGCTGGAGATATCTTGATGATCAAGCGATTGATTAAAGAGTAA